A DNA window from Vigna angularis cultivar LongXiaoDou No.4 chromosome 1, ASM1680809v1, whole genome shotgun sequence contains the following coding sequences:
- the LOC108330419 gene encoding uncharacterized protein LOC108330419 has product MVSDSISAVPIPSAANTKNPGKKKRTNRSAKLKQYKIDARREQWLSQGVVKSKGCKDGVDDGVVHAPPPLVNHGNHSLEPLNTRREGEEDDELIHHDSDSESPTNCPAGVLCGNDSGTNFTGSSSGGSSSSSSSSGGCCSGNITEEEEEEGEDEDDGCLDDWEAMADALAADDKHEIPCSDSPPVVLPREGSNLESPNSKPESSRLVPWGSGSSRAWRADDAFRPQSLPNLSKQHSMPNPDRRSVGGVPWARVSTPSSCPICCEDLDLTDTSFLPCFCGFRLCLFCHKRILEEDGRCPGCRKPYECEPVETEASVHGGNLTLKLARSCSMIERS; this is encoded by the exons ATGGTTTCCGATTCAATCTCTGCCGTGCCGATTCCCTCCGCCGCAAACACTAAGAACCCCgggaagaagaagagg ACTAACAGGTCTGCAAAATTGAAGCAGTATAAAATCGATGCGCGCCGCGAACAGTGGCTTTCGCAAG GTGTGGTGAAGAGTAAGGGATGCAAGGACGGTGTGGACGATGGCGTCGTTCACGCGCCGCCGCCGTTGGTAAATCACGGCAATCACTCCTTGGAGCCTCTTAACACGAGGCGCGAAGGCGAAGAAGACGACGAATTGATTCATCATGACAGCGATTCGGAGTCTCCTACCAACTGTCCTGCCGGCGTATTGTGTGGCAATGATTCGGGAACAAACTTCACCGGAAGCAGTAGTGGCGGGAGCAGCAGCAGCAGTTCAAGCAGCGGCGGGTGCTGTTCCGGGAACATTAccgaggaggaggaggaagaaggtgaGGACGAGGATGATGGTTGCTTGGATGATTGGGAGGCCATGGCAGATGCTTTAGCCGCCGATGACAAGCACGAAATTCCTTGTTCTGATTCACCCCCTGTGGTTTTACCTCGTGAAGGATCCAATTTAGAGTCTCCGAATTCAAAACCCGAGAGTAGTAGATTGGTTCCTTGGGGCTCTGGTAGTAGCCGAGCGTGGAGGGCCGATGACGCCTTTCGCCCTCAGAGTTTGCCCAATTTGTCTAAGCAGCACAGTATGCCGAACCCTGATCGCCGCAGTGTTGGAGGGGTCCCCTGGGCTCGTGTCTCCACGCCTTCCTCGTGTCCTATTTGCTGTGAGGATCTGGATTTGACGGACACCAGTTTCTTGCCTTGTTTTTGTGGGTTTAGGCTTTGCCTCTTTTGCCACAAGAGGATTCTGGAGGAGGATGGGCGTTGTCCCGGGTGTAGGAAGCCTTATGAGTGTGAACCAGTTGAGACAGAGGCGAGTGTGCATGGAGGCAACCTCACTCTTAAGTTGGCACGTTCCTGCAGCATGATCGAGAGGTCTTGA